In a genomic window of Styela clava chromosome 11, kaStyClav1.hap1.2, whole genome shotgun sequence:
- the LOC120347176 gene encoding ribitol-5-phosphate transferase FKTN-like: MYKDVTEKLSSVRIRTLVLAVIAVSVSYLGVWYYKRPKQVEPYVKNQWHNLYLLSGPFQTWNVPLIIFDVEILPHVFKPRREIWHDPAYTCRILCKHHPDGNNLLTFAILARKFIPEKDKIIDRLQKFGFATHLSMVPDPRLHDAKEVIKIPTYLWLARNDHVIHITILHERHGNYYWAGPVTDSDWFNMVNELKPQLTIDWRTLNGAVFPRYAQAYEMSHHLTGVATKIDKHEFIVPYNIKSFLKEYKEARFIECDHERAKKYRDEYPVIATQEEYVYQSDAKKLLIRAKKVLNKLGIPFWLSSGTLLGWYRECGIIPHGVDVDIGIWIHDYHNEIIPAMEREGLMLKHVFGRIQDSYELSFIDEKDVKLDIFFFYQESDSVWNGGTRAYDGAKFKYKFPKFSLCWTEHLEDKFRVPCETRSYIEANYGEDWDKPVKDWVWYSSPPNVEDNGYWEKSEWNEVIQVYDRVRNQPKVKVDL; the protein is encoded by the coding sequence ATGTATAAGGATGTCACAGAAAAACTTTCATCTGTGCGAATTCGAACACTTGTGCTTGCAGTTATTGCTGTATCTGTGTCATACTTGGGTGTGTGGTATTACAAAAGGCCTAAACAAGTAGAGCCGTATGTTAAGAATCAGTGGCATAATTTGTACTTGCTATCGGGACCATTCCAGACATGGAATGTACCCCTAATTATCTTTGATGTTGAGATACTTCCTCATGTTTTCAAGCCTCGCAGGGAAATTTGGCATGATCCTGCATACACCTGTCGCATTCTTTGCAAGCATCATCCAGATGGCAATAACCTTCTTACATTTGCCATCTTGGCGAGAAAGTTTATCCCAGAAAAGGATAAGATAATAGATCGTTTGCAGAAATTTGGATTCGCCACCCATTTATCAATGGTTCCAGATCCGAGACTGCATGATGCGAAAGAAGTGATAAAAATTCCAACATATTTGTGGCTTGCCAGAAACGATCATGTCATTCATATTACCATATTGCATGAACGACATGGAAATTATTATTGGGCTGGACCTGTGACTGATTCAGATTGGTTCAACATGGTGAATGAACTAAAACCACAACTTACTATTGACTGGAGAACGTTGAATGGTGCAGTTTTCCCAAGATATGCTCAAGCGTATGAAATGTCACATCACTTGACTGGAGTTGCTACAAAAATAGATAAGCATGAATTTATTGTACCTTACAATATTAAGAGTTTTCTCAAAGAATACAAAGAAGCCAGATTTATTGAATGTGACCATGAAAGAGCTAAAAAGTACAGGGATGAATATCCTGTAATTGCGACACAGGAGGAATATGTATATCAATCTGATGCTAAGAAGTTACTTATCCGAGCAAAGaaagtattaaataaattagGAATTCCATTTTGGCTCAGTAGTGGAACATTGCTTGGATGGTATAGAGAATGTGGCATTATTCCTCACGGTGTTGATGTGGACATTGGCATCTGGATTCACGATTATCATAATGAAATTATTCCTGCAATGGAACGTGAAGGATTGATGCTTAAGCATGTTTTTGGAAGAATACAAGACAGTTATGAGCTTTCATTTATTGATGAAAAAGATGTGAAACtggatattttctttttttatcaaGAGTCTGACTCTGTATGGAATGGTGGCACCAGAGCCTATGATGGAgcaaaatttaaatacaaatttccaaaattttcaTTGTGCTGGACAGAACATCTTGAAGATAAATTTCGAGTACCATGCGAGACTAGATCCTACATTGAGGCTAATTATGGAGAAGATTGGGATAAACCAGTAAAAGATTGGGTCTGGTACTCATCACCGCCAAATGTAGAAGACAACGGATATTGGGAAAAAAGTGAGTGGAATGAAGTGATTCAAGTTTATGACAGAGTACGTAATCAACCAAAGGTCAAAGTAGATCTGTGA
- the LOC120347207 gene encoding F-box only protein 32-like translates to MAVSLWGGAGLRWIKGPGGWQEDVTQSEVIVDSIHINQVKKTIEMFLRSKQQKAYKRLYSYLSAAPVSKCSAKESVTWLQISSEGSKECHGYSTLGELLRRLHLSGSVWQQGRFKYVICLTELIVKKKLSTLSVTSRKHLFILVETLIQRVIETSERIRQMKRIVAVVFRSLMEKNYFVGSKLAWFAEVEKVRDWTSRLNQLTISPRIDLQLSIPDLPVCVQRNIIRMLDDHEDIESLSHVNKTLNHLCKESDVWRSICFNHFSKNQLEECEAVLERRRLKGSLSGNDVELTWRIKYHFMLKRFEIQETFADPLLLCKRCYTVFWRESGHPCVGNVSETTYMPIHPKQLISLL, encoded by the exons ATGGCAGTGTCACTTTGGGGTGGTGCTGGGTTGAGGTGGATCAAGGGACCAGGGGGATGGCAAGAAGATGTTACACAATCAGAAGTTATAGTTGATTCTATTCACAT AAATCAAGTCAAGAAGACAATCGAAATGTTTTTAAGAAGCAAACAACAAAAAGCTTACAAGCGCTTGTATTCATATCTTTCAGCTGCTCctg tTTCGAAATGCAGTGCTAAAGAAAGTGTTACTTGGCTACAAATTTCATCAGAGGGAAGTAAAGAG TGTCATGGATATTCGACTCTTGGTGAACTTCTGCGCCGACTGCATTTGTCTGGTTCTGTCTGGCAGCAGGGAAGATTTAAGTATGTTATTTGTTTGACGGAGCTTATTGTAAAAAAGAAATTGTCAACTCTCAGCGTGACATCCAGAAAACACCTGTTCATTCTTGTTGAAACTTTGATTCAGCGAG tGATTGAAACAAGTGAAAGAATTCGACAAATGAAAAGGATTGTTGCTGTTGTTTTCCGTAGTCTCAtggagaaaaattattttgtcggTTCAAAATTGGCCTGGTTTGCAGAAGTTGAGAAAGTTAGAGACTGGACATCTCGACTCAATCAATTGACAATCTCACCA agAATTGACCTACAGTTATCAATACCTGATCTTCCAGTATGTGTTCAACGCAATATTATAAGGATGCTTGATGATCATGAAGATATTGAGAGCTTGTCTCATGTTAACAAGACTCTCAATCATCTTTGCAAAGAATCAGATGTTTGGAGGAGCATATGCTTCAATCATTTTTCAAAG AATCAACTTGAAGAGTGCGAGGCAGTGTTGGAGCGGAGGAGGCTGAAAGGATCTCTCAGTGGAAATGATGTGGAGTTAACTTGgagaataaaatatcattttatgcTGAA GAGATTTGAAATACAAGAAACCTTCGCAGATCCTCTTCTGCTTTGCAAACGATGCTATACTGTATTTTGGAgg GAATCCGGCCACCCATGTGTTGGAAATGTATCAGAGACTACTTATATGCCTATCCATCCAAAACAATTAATTTCTCTTCTTTGA
- the LOC120347160 gene encoding IQ calmodulin-binding motif-containing protein 1-like, with the protein MSEHAEIVKLASSVSEAKDNDIPVHLIKIRALLNQYPEFSKERQSLKQDILEYDLLSWCSVVLKFDFMKMKDGFRTAVSIIDILFECCIGLNLNESREFLEEALPDSIQSALLIAWQIQQRFMEQHKLYGAIKYGVHAEELATLKTQYQTITEAIIKVTTSHTSLVDILLKSDNLIRLLIEEGLEVEMMVNTALSMVLRGIRMNPLAVKQMPSVALNHLLDELIYKVTTSSSDELAALTVKIIVAMVDADSEIANKLSVRFKGLKALMTRWLGHGFDRILQNLIAVLDAGNAQIAELARRTHAVKTIWAAYKGWKIRSRVGKLHKVVPSLQSSFRRKRQKKLEYALREKLENEQRHAAEMKRKQSVRSTREKQLQMLEIVPANKVNSHIQKEEEKAAVKIQTIWRGASQRKQFANKQYIHHASKAAIVIQRAVRKFLARRQSMKKGISQPLTVQTKLTKEKREELQMKIDQKQAVRGTKETSLSEAKEIHEKTQQMLLAYHAKNVQKMKYDDPKLQALLAKLKTEQELLQNIPSLHEATSDFVDSLAFNSNVVIVAAENEHKRTLRELTSQWWQKLSLKTGENLNPFDDKSKPVSEAEMQEIEEFLNPTLNQDVLF; encoded by the coding sequence ATGTCTGAACATGCTGAAATTGTAAAACTTGCTTCATCTGTCTCAGAAGCCAAGGATAATGATATTCCAGTTCATCTTATTAAAATCAGGGCACTCCTAAATCAATATCCCGAATTCAGCAAAGAGAGGCAGTCACTGAAACAGGATATATTGGAGTATGATCTACTATCGTGGTGTTCTGTTGTTCTCAAATTTGACTTCATGAAAATGAAGGATGGGTTTCGCACAGCTGTTTCAATAATTGATATCCTATTTGAATGTTGCATTGGACTAAATCTCAATGAATCTCGAGAATTTTTAGAGGAGGCCTTACCTGATTCCATTCAAAGTGCTCTCCTTATTGCATGGCAAATTCAGCAGAGGTTTATGGAGCAACATAAATTATATGGTGCTATCAAATATGGGGTACATGCTGAAGAACTAGCAACTCTTAAAACTCAATATCAAACAATAACTGAAGCGATAATTAAAGTTACAACATCACATACATCTTTAGTTGACATATTGCTGAAGTCGGACAACCTGATTAGGTTACTCATTGAAGAAGGGCTTGAAGTTGAGATGATGGTAAACACAGCACTCAGCATGGTGTTGAGAGGCATTAGGATGAATCCATTAGCTGTTAAACAAATGCCATCTGTCGCATTGAATCATCTGCTCGATGAGCTTATCTATAAAGTTACAACTTCAAGTAGTGATGAGTTGGCAGCATTAACAGTAAAAATAATAGTTGCCATGGTTGATGCAGATTCtgaaattgcaaataaattatcAGTGAGATTCAAAGGATTGAAAGCTCTAATGACAAGGTGGCTTGGTCATGGTTTTGATCGGATATTACAGAATTTAATTGCAGTGTTGGATGCCGGAAATGCTCAAATTGCTGAATTGGCGAGAAGAACACATGCAGTTAAAACTATTTGGGCTGCTTATAAGGGCTGGAAAATCAGATCAAGAGTTGGAAAGTTGCATAAAGTTGTTCCATCGCTTCAGAGTTCATTTCGAAGGAAACGTCAAAAAAAACTTGAGTATGCATTGAGGGAAAAGTTGGAAAACGAACAAAGACATGCTGCAGAGATGAAAAGAAAACAATCTGTGCGTTCAACTCGAGAAAAGCAATTACAAATGCTGGAAATTGTTCCTGCTAATAAAGTGAATAGCCATAttcaaaaagaagaagaaaaggCCGCTGTTAAAATTCAAACGATATGGCGGGGGGCATCCCAGCGAAAGCAGTTTGCAAATAAACAATACATTCATCATGCCAGTAAGGCAGCAATTGTGATTCAACGTGCTGTAAGAAAGTTTCTTGCCAGAAGACAAAGCATGAAGAAAGGCATATCACAGCCTTTGACTGTGCAAACCAAGCTAACTAAGGAAAAGAGGGAGGAATTGCAAATGAAAATTGACCAGAAGCAGGCAGTGCGTGGCACGAAAGAGACCTCCCTTTCCGAGGCCAAAGAAATTCATGAGAAAACTCAACAAATGTTGTTAGCTTATCATGCAAAAAATGTACAGAAAATGAAATATGACGATCCAAAATTACAAGCACTGttggcaaaattaaaaacagaGCAAGAACTTCTTCAAAACATACCAAGTCTTCATGAGGCAACATCAGATTTTGTTGATAGTTTGGCATTCAACTCCAATGTTGTTATAGTTGCTGCTGAAAACGAACACAAAAGAACTTTGAGGGAATTGACCTCACAGTGGTGGCAAAAATTATCACTGAAAACTGGTGAAAATCTCAATCCATTTGACGACAAAAGTAAACCAGTGAGCGAGGCAGAAATGCAGGAGATTGAAGAGTTTTTGAATCCAACATTAAATCAGgatgttttgttttga
- the LOC120347252 gene encoding UPF0561 protein C2orf68 homolog produces the protein MDKNSPGLDMKHGFIHHIRRNQMKRDEYDRKIKSDSYKPKMDKSDSQKYPDKKVYRPKPARSNHRDQAETLDVPHKINGTGKLLYYLEYTDNGGWVHKVSVHRDDNPKELAKRLAVAAKIPNDLLETLEWKIQQDIAKRDTNQ, from the exons atggatAAAAATAGCCCAGGATTGGATATGAAACATGGATTTATTCATCATATCAGAAGAAATCAAATGAAAAg GGATGAGTATGATAGAAAGATCAAATCAGATTCCTATAAACCAAAAATGGACAAAAGTGATTCTCAAAAATATCCTGACAAGAAA GTTTATCGACCCAAACCTGCTAGGAGCAATCATCGTGATCAAGCAGAAACACTTGATGTACCTCATAAGATAAATGGAACTGGGAAGCTTCTTTATTATCTGGAATATACAGACAATGGGGGCTGGGTTCACAAAGTATCTGTTCATCGTGATGACAATCCCAAAGAATTAGCAAAGCGCCTCGCTGTAGCTGCTAAAATTCCAAATGATCTTCTTGAAACATTGGAGTGGAAAATCCAGCAAGATATTGCCAAGCGTGACACGAATCAGTGA
- the LOC120347183 gene encoding solute carrier family 52, riboflavin transporter, member 3-B-like produces the protein MALIPQTTVHRIVMHTIVILFGIGAWVAINGVFVELPILVDKLPEGWSLPSFMVLLTQAANVGPLVVALMQAFAPRHYHQNALIYIMLVLGTLSCFLLIFVWDITTVVAGNEHSIAFFALFLVLAFVDCTSSVTFMPFMTRFQSVFLTTYFIGEGLSGFVPSIFALIQGASEAYCKNESFVNTTTNETTYHIVTHYYDPRFSAEVFFGFLCVMMICCSAAFIMLNHLRIAKSFMQEEDQDSHDYDETDVHKSTSTELSTLDPDNGTEFYTRGKEQTLDDITSQTLPSSRRKLSYQQYAYFYLMVLWISGISNGVMPSVISYSSLPYGQLPYHFAATLGAMANPVACFIALFLPVTSELIIAVFVTITTGFASYLMLLAVESPCPILVDTNGGAILMVISQIMFVFTTSYAKVSIGQILRERGHPKSLVWYGAFTQLGSLIGALIMFPLVNIYYLFTPGDQCTTVCG, from the exons ATGGCTCTCATACCCCAAACAACTGTGCATCGTATAGTTATGCACACCATTGTAATACTTTTTGGAATTGGAGCATGGGTTGCAATAAATGGAGTGTTTGTTGAATTACCAATCCTTGTTGATAAGCTTCCTGAAGGCTGGAGTCTTCCATCATTTATGGTTTTATTGACCCAAGCTGCAAATGTTGGACCATTGGTTGTTGCTCTGATGCAG gCATTTGCACCAAGACATTACCATCAGAATGCTCTTATTTACATCATGCTTGTACTTGGAACATTGTCATGCTTCCTGCTTATATTTGTATGGGACATCACCACAGTTGTGGCAGGGAACGAACATAGCATAGCCTTTTTTGCTTTGTTTCTAGTACTGGCTTTTGTTGATTGTACATCCTCAGTTACTTTTATGCCATTCATGACACGATTCCAGTCTGTTTTTCTTACAACGTACTTTATTGGTGAAGGATTAAGTGGTTTTGTACCAAGTATTTTTGCTCTCATACAAGGAGCATCAGAGGCGTACTGCAAGAATGAATCATTTGTGAATACGACTACAAATGAGACGACCTACCATATTGTTACACATTATTATGATCCTCGCTTCTCAGCAGAAGTGTTTTTTGGGTTTCTTTGTGTCATGATGATATGCTGCTCTGCTGCTTTCATTATGCTGAATCATCTGAGAATTGCAAAATCTTTTATGCAAGAAGAAGATCAAGACTCACATGATTATGATGAGACTGATGTACACAAGTCAACTTCAACTGAATTATCAACTTTAGATCCAGATAATGGAACAGAATTTTATACTAGAGGGAAAGAGCAGACACTAGATGATATTACAAGTCAAACATTACCTTCATCAAGAAGAAAATTGTCGTACCAACAATAcgcttatttttatttgatggTTCTATGGATCagtggaatctcaaatggtgtTATGCCTTCTGTTATATCATATTCATCTTTGCCTTATGGTCAATTGCCATATCATTTTGCTGCCACACTTGGGGCAATGGCAAATCCAGTTGCCTGTTTCATTGCGTTATTTCTGCCGGTAACTTCAGAGTTAATCATTGCTGTTTTTGTCACTATTACAACAG GTTTTGCGTCATATCTCATGTTGTTGGCAGTTGAAAGTCCATGTCCAATACTTGTTGATACCAATGGTGGTGCGATACTTATG GTTATATCTCAAATCATGTTTGTGTTTACAACATCTTATGCAAAAGTATCAATAGGTCAAATATTACGGGAAAGAGGACATCCAAAATCATTGGTCTGGTATGGTGCATTCACGCAACTTGGGTCATTAATTGGTGCATTGATCATGTTTCCGCTTGTCAATATCTATTATCTTTTTACACCTGGCGATCAGTGCACCACTGTTTGCGGATGA